A stretch of the Nicotiana tabacum cultivar K326 chromosome 6, ASM71507v2, whole genome shotgun sequence genome encodes the following:
- the LOC107792305 gene encoding PRA1 family protein F2-like: MTNYGTIPTSSSGPANVEYISRAKDRIKEGLGTRRPWKEMFNFHSLNLPSGVNDAISRIKTNISYFQMNYAIVALGIVFLSLLWHAISLIVFLVLMALWLFLYFLRDEPLVVFGRLISDRVVLIVLFVFTIGMLLLTNATSNILISLAVAVVVVLIHASIRKTDDLFMDEEDAGFLRAPPSS; this comes from the coding sequence ATGACGAATTACGGCACAATACCGACGTCCTCTTCAGGTCCGGCAAACGTGGAGTACATCTCCAGGGCAAAAGATAGGATAAAGGAAGGATTAGGTACTCGCCGGCCATGGAAGGAGATGTTCAATTTCCACTCCCTAAATCTTCCATCTGGAGTCAACGATGCAATTTCACGAATTAAAACAAATATCTCCTACTTCCAGATGAACTACGCCATCGTAGCGCTAGGAATTGTCTTCTTAAGCCTCCTCTGGCACGCGATCTCGCTTATCGTGTTCCTAGTTCTGATGGCCCTTTGGTTGTTTTTGTATTTTCTCCGTGATGAGCCGTTGGTGGTTTTTGGTCGTCTGATTTCTGATCGTGTTGTTCTGATTGTGCTCTTTGTTTTTACTATCGGTATGCTCCTGCTTACTAATGCGACTTCGAATATTTTAATTTCGCTAGCGGTGGCCGTGGTTGTGGTGTTGATTCATGCTTCGATAAGGAAGACTGATGATTTGTtcatggatgaagaagatgctgggTTTTTGAGAGCTCCTCCGTCGTCTTAG